One Pseudomonas sp. B21_DOA genomic window, AGGTCCAGCTGAACAGATCGGGAATGATCACGATCTGCTGAAACATTTCAAGCTTGGCTTCGAAGTAGAACTTGCTGGCCTGGTCAATGACCAGGACCAGCAGGCTCAACCACAGCCAGCTCAGCCGTCCGAAACGGCCAATGGCATCAGGCATAGTGACGAACCTCGCCCGCGCCGCTGATGTTGTCGACGCAACGCCCGCAGATTTCCGGATGCTCCGGGTTCACGCCGACGTCTTCGCGGCAATGCCAGCAACGCGCGCATTTCGGGAACGTCGATTTGACGATCTTCAATTTCAGACCGCTGACTTCGGTGGCCACTGCATCGGCGGGAGCCTGCACGAACGGCGCAACGCTGGCAGTCGAGGTGATCAGGACAAAGCGCAGCTCGTTGCTCAGCCTGGCCAGATCGGCGCTCAGCGCCTCTTCGGCAAACAGCGTCACTTCGGCCTGCAGGTTGCCACCGACGGCTTTCGCCGCACGCTGGATTTCCATCTCTTTGTTGACCGCGACTTTCACTTCCATGATGCGATCCCAGTAGGCGCGACCCAGCTCGAAGCCTTCCGGCAGCTCGGTCAGCCCTTCGTACCAGGTGTTGAGCATGACCGACTCATTACGCTCGCCCGGCAGGTATTGCCACAGCTCGTCGGCAGTGAAGGCGAGGATCGGCGCGATCCAGCGCACCAGCGCCTCGGAGATGTGGAACAGCGCGGTCTGGCACGAGCGACGGGCCTTGCTGTCGGCGCCGGTGGTGTACTGGCGGTCCTTGATGATGTCGAGGTAGAAACCACCCAGCTCCTGCACGCAGAAGTTGTGGATCTTCGAGTACACGTTCCAGAAACGGTATTCGCCGTAGTGCTCTTGCAACTCGCGTTGCAGCAGCAGCGTACGATCCACGGCCCAGCGATCCAGCGCCAGCATGTCTTCGGCCGGCAGCAGGTCGGTGGCCGGGTTGAAACCGGTCAGGTTGGAAAGCAGGAAGCGCGCGGTGTTACGGATACGACGGTAGGCATCGGCGCTGCGCTGCAGGATCTGCTCGGACACGGCCATTTCGCCGGAGTAGTCGGTCGAAGCGACCCACAGACGCATGATGTCGGCGCCCAGGGTGTCGTTGACCTTCTGCGGCGCGATCACGTTGCCCAGCGACTTGGACATCTTGCGGCCGGACTCGTCGACGGTGAAGCCGTGAGTCAGCAGTTCGCGGTACGGCGCGTGGTTGTCGATGGCGCAACCGGTGAGCAAGGATGAGTGGAACCAGCCACGGTGCTGGTCGGAACCTTCCAGGTAGAGGTCGGCACGCGGACCGCTTTCGTGGCCCATCGGGTGCGAACCGCGCAGGACGTGCCAGTGCGTGGTGCCCGAGTCGAACCAGACGTCGAGGGTGTCGCTGATCTTGTCGTACTGCGGCGCTTCATCGCCCAGCAGTTCGACTGCGTCGAGTTTGAACCAGGCTTCGATGCCTTCGACTTCAACGCGTTTGGCGACTTCTTCCATCAGCTCGACGGTACGCGGGTGCAGCTCGCCGCTTTCCTTGTTGAGGAAGAACGGGATTGGCACGCCCCAGTTGCGCTGACGCGAAATGCACCAGTCCGGACGATTGGCGATCATCGAGTGCAGACGCGCCTGGCCCCAGGCCGGAACGAACTTGGTGTCTTCGATGGCTTTGAGCGAGCGCACGCGCAAGGTGTCGCCGCTGGTTGGCTCCTTGTCCATGCCGATGAACCACTGCGCAGTGGCGCGGTAGATCAGCGGGGTCTTGTGGCGCCAGCAGTGCATGTAGCTGTGTTCGATGACGGTGGTGTGCATCAGCGCACCGACTTCGGTCAGTTTTTCGACGATGGCCGGGTTGGCCTTCCAGATGAACTGGCCGCCGAAGAATTCCAGCGAAGGCACGTATACGCCGTTGCTCTGCACCGGGTTGAGGATGTCGTCGTTGACCATGCCGTATTTCTTGCAGGTCACGAAGTCGTCCACGCCGTAGGCCGGGGCGGAGTGAACCACGCCGGTGCCAGCGCCCAGTTCGACGTAGTCAGCCAGGTACACCGGCGACAGACGATCGTAGAACGGGTGACGGAAGTTGATCAGCTCAAGTTCTTTACCGGTGGTGGTGGCGATGACCGAACCTTCCACGCCGTAGCGCGCCAGGCAGGCTTCGACCAGCTCTTCAGCCAGCACCAGCAGCTTGTCGCCGATATCGACCAGGGCGTAGTTGAATTCCGGGTGCACGTTCAGCGCCTGGTTGGCCGGGATGGTCCACGGGGTGGTGGTCCAGATCACGATCGCAGCAGGTTTGCTCAGCGAAGCCAGACCGAACGCGGCAGCCAGTTTGGCTTCATCAGCGATCGGGAACGCAACGTCGATGGTCGACGACTTCTTGTTCTCGTATTCGACTTCCGCTTCAGCCAGCGCCGAACCGCAATCGAAGCACCAGTTCACGGGCTTCAAGCCCTTGAAGACGAAACCGCCCTTGACGATTTCGGCGAGGGCACGGATTTCACCGGCCTCGTTCTTGAAATCCATGGTCTTGTACGGGTTGGCGAAGTCGCCCAGCACACCGAGACGGATGAACTCGGACTTCTGCCCTTCGATCTGCTCGGTGGCGTAGGCACGGCACAGCTCGCGGGTTTTATCCGCGCCGAGATTCTTGCCGTGGGTCACTTCAACCTTGTGCTCGATCGGCAGGCCGTGGCAGTCCCAGCCCGGGACGTACGGCGCGTCGAAACCCGACAGGGTTTTCGAGCGGATGATCATGTCCTTGAG contains:
- the ileS gene encoding isoleucine--tRNA ligase — protein: MTDYKATLNLPDTAFPMKAGLPQREPQILQRWDSIGLYGKLREIGKDRPKFVLHDGPPYANGTIHIGHALNKILKDMIIRSKTLSGFDAPYVPGWDCHGLPIEHKVEVTHGKNLGADKTRELCRAYATEQIEGQKSEFIRLGVLGDFANPYKTMDFKNEAGEIRALAEIVKGGFVFKGLKPVNWCFDCGSALAEAEVEYENKKSSTIDVAFPIADEAKLAAAFGLASLSKPAAIVIWTTTPWTIPANQALNVHPEFNYALVDIGDKLLVLAEELVEACLARYGVEGSVIATTTGKELELINFRHPFYDRLSPVYLADYVELGAGTGVVHSAPAYGVDDFVTCKKYGMVNDDILNPVQSNGVYVPSLEFFGGQFIWKANPAIVEKLTEVGALMHTTVIEHSYMHCWRHKTPLIYRATAQWFIGMDKEPTSGDTLRVRSLKAIEDTKFVPAWGQARLHSMIANRPDWCISRQRNWGVPIPFFLNKESGELHPRTVELMEEVAKRVEVEGIEAWFKLDAVELLGDEAPQYDKISDTLDVWFDSGTTHWHVLRGSHPMGHESGPRADLYLEGSDQHRGWFHSSLLTGCAIDNHAPYRELLTHGFTVDESGRKMSKSLGNVIAPQKVNDTLGADIMRLWVASTDYSGEMAVSEQILQRSADAYRRIRNTARFLLSNLTGFNPATDLLPAEDMLALDRWAVDRTLLLQRELQEHYGEYRFWNVYSKIHNFCVQELGGFYLDIIKDRQYTTGADSKARRSCQTALFHISEALVRWIAPILAFTADELWQYLPGERNESVMLNTWYEGLTELPEGFELGRAYWDRIMEVKVAVNKEMEIQRAAKAVGGNLQAEVTLFAEEALSADLARLSNELRFVLITSTASVAPFVQAPADAVATEVSGLKLKIVKSTFPKCARCWHCREDVGVNPEHPEICGRCVDNISGAGEVRHYA